The DNA region TgcttaagaaaaattattttgattggaGACCGTTCCGACGAATAAACGTTATACCCGTCTCAGCCCATTAGTCTATAAACGTCCCTACATCTGATATGAATCAGTTGGAATAATTCGGAGGTGAGTTTATACATTAGTTTGTCATACTTTAAGAGTTTAGACTTAATCTGTCCAAAAAATACAGCACAGCTATTCTATGCATCTAACAGAACAGGATTTTTTGCTCAATACAGAGTGAAATATACtctaactttattttttatttatcttagaGAATATATCACAGGACGGacataatataaatcatttaaatgaaGGATGTAGTTGCATAATGTATTGCTACATGCAGAAAAGGATactgattgtaataaaaaaatccaaaaaaaaaacaaagccaTATATTATTAATTGAATTTAACATGAATCTTTAACCGAAAACATTCGAAAAAGCTgtgttgcatttttaaagcaaatacattttcaaatcCCAAATTTTATTAACAGGTCGCTTTcaggattttgatattttaaaaaactaaacatAATGACATCTTCCAACGTCGCTCTATTCGTGGTCGCCGTTCTCGTGTTCGGGACAGTCGTCAACTCTCAGTCAGTGTACCAGCAGACCTACGGACAGGGTGTCTACTCCCAATACCCAAGGAGTCCCGTCTCTATTTGGATTATACCAAGTAAGAATTGCAATTCTAATATACTATTTCAAGTCTGCACTTTTCATTTTCGTTATCTAAAATCATCTAAATTAAGTTGTTTGAGTGTCTCAAATATTTTATGATGACAGTTGTATCTAAAATTACCCACTGATTACGGTAAAAACCCACATTGCAAGGGTAACAATTGTATTCTCATCAGTTTATGGATTCCTTAACTGCATattaaaaataccaaatataCCAAAACCGGActaataaatatgtaaattgtctcatatatacagatatatatatatatatatatatatatatatatatatatatatatatatatatatatatatatgagaaagattttatgaaaaatttattaCCTTCTGATAATAtagcattatataaatagtgcctatttgggagagtaactgttgaaattaacaccccgAGAGAACCATTttcaaccgacgcaaagcggaggttgGCAATGTTTTTCAAAGGGTGTCAAGTTCAACAGTTACATtgtaccctcccaaacaggcactatttattttattatactgaatgtcttaattttaaagaaaattttactgcttttatatagatatgaagtgaattctacggcgaacagtacgcgcataatttacgcatgtaacaattcgttgtgttacccgttgccaagctTGTTGCTAACGCTAAGGGTATTAGAACGGACTACCAACTGCGTcaaaaccaatcagatttctgtatttaagatgaaagtataataatattaatgagTAAACTTAGGTTAAccataaaattatttgttacacAACTTTTTAATACCCAACGTTCCAATTTAGTTGTCCTAATCGTTCTGGTCGTGATACTGATTCCATCATTGGTCGGAAGTTCCTGGATTatggttgacaaaatgaaaacacGTCCACCTACACCGAGCACCACGATACCGACCACCTCGACTACGACTATGACTACACCGACCACCTCGATACCGACTACTTCGACCACAACTATGACTACACCTACCACAACTGAAGGAAAAGGAGGATATGATATAAAGAAGAGTACCgatgaataaaaaatgataacgtTTTGTGTTGAAATGTGTTGACTTTtgaaattatgattttcaattatttcctCTGAATAGTACGTACAAATCATGAATGTAGAAACTATTTCAACAATATTGGTTGTTATCACATATAAACTGTCGCTTATAACGCAACTCTgctaataaaaaaatgataaaaagtaagtaaataaaaaaaattacatgcttacggaaaagaaaatgttttatttgtatgatTTAACTATCTGAATATACATATTCATACACATAAATAAGTCAAGGTATATAGTGTGTGTGGCGTGTATCTGGTTGGAATTAATTAGCATTAATTAGGGATGTCAATGAGTACTCTCGCTCAATCATGACGATCATGGACTAAAACTCGTAAAATGGTTGCggagaggacaccaatgaacccccttctttcggatttttaaatattcaaaataagtctgtagctaCACAATTCAACAGctgttttaattgattaaacatTCATTGTTCTGTTCAtgtatgcataatttgcatacaaaacaacatgtagaaTCTCAAATTCagtgcttttatatcttttggcaaaaATTTTGGTCAGTTTCGGGCAGACACAAGCcatttcaagaaatgtttacattcttatcctcagaTGTAAAAGAAGGTCGCACATCCCCCATAATAATATGAAATCCAGTTTTAATACACCGTGAGCGTTATctaacgttttaaaaaaaacttggtcTTCTTCAAGGGGAGGTCTCGACCCCCCAttcttttctcattttatatcaatgatcTAGAAATGGAGTTCATTAAGAATGGTAATGTCCCTTTGCAGGTACAagatttaaatctttttacGTTAATGTATGCTGATGACATCGTGTGTTTTGCCGAATCTGTAAATttcaattaatgttaaatacgTTAACTGATTAG from Crassostrea angulata isolate pt1a10 chromosome 7, ASM2561291v2, whole genome shotgun sequence includes:
- the LOC128155665 gene encoding protein CLEC16A homolog; amino-acid sequence: MTSSNVALFVVAVLVFGTVVNSQSVYQQTYGQGVYSQYPRSPVSIWIIPIVLIVLVVILIPSLVGSSWIMVDKMKTRPPTPSTTIPTTSTTTMTTPTTSIPTTSTTTMTTPTTTEGKGGYDIKKSTDE